The DNA window aattaattttcagaaAGAGGCTATGTCATGATCAATTAATTGGGTGGAAAGTCAAGACAACCTTTGAACAATGGGGGCAACACATTCTAAAATAGAGGAAGATAAGGCTCTACTGCTGTGTCGTGAAAGAAAGAAGTTTGTTCGGCAAGCACTTGATGGGAGGTGTTCGCTAGCAGCTGCTCATATTGCATACATCCAGTCTCTGAAACTCACTGGAACTGCTCTCAGGAAATTTGTTGCACCTGAAGCTCCAATTGAATCTTCCTTGTACACTTCCACTACTGCAACACCAGAGCCACTTGCTTTAACTGAGAAGTCTCTTTCTCAGTTCTCGTTTTCGTCCCCAACTTTGTCACAACCTGTTGAAGCGACTGAAAACctttctccatctccatctcctcccAGCTCTACTCGTTTTCAGGTAAATCATATGAGATTTAGCGGTTTCTCTTCCAATAAAGTCGAAGAGAAACCTCCTTTACCTGTTACAGGAACAGTAACCTCATCAAGTACTCCACAAAATGTAACGCCTCGTTCCACTGATAAACCAGAAACTTCACCATTTGGGGGTTCTTCCAATACTTCCGGAACTCCCCCTTGGGATTACTTTGGTTTTTTCCATCCCATTGACCATCAGTTTTCTTTTCAAGAAGGAAAGGGAATGAACCAAGGATTCGAAAATCTGGATCATATAAGAGAGCTTAGGGAAGAGGAGGGAATCCCTGAGCTGGAAGATGAGGAAGAGAAGGCATCTTCTCATGAAAGGGAAGAATCTCAGGATTCAGAAGATGAATTTGATGAGCCCCCCACAGATACTTTGGTTCGAAGTTTTGAAAATCTTAATAGGGTGCATGATCATGATGTCCCTAGTGCTTCACCTACCATGCCTTCCAGTGCAAGTGTTGCTTCAGAATCTGAGTTATTGAATGGGGAGAAAAGTAACTCGCCTGTTTTATCACCATTAAGAACACCCTCCTCGGCAGTTACTAATGCAATGGACACAAAGGAAACACCCATGAAAAAAGATGGTGCTGCAAACAAGGTTGCCCCAAAGGACTTCCTTTCAAGCATGAAAGACATTGAATATCTCTTTACAAAAGCTTCCGATTCTGGGAAAGAGGTGCCTAGGATGCTTGAAGCAAATAAGCTGCATTTCCGTCCAATAGTTCAGGGCAAAGAAAGTAAGTGCACACATTCTTTCTCGCTCTCTTCCTGTCTGCCTAGTACATACCTATCTATTTCTTTATCTATGTATGTACATAAATCATGTGGTGTTAGAGAAACATTTTATTCACTAGTGGCTATGCTATAGTTAGACGGTTATATGTAATGGCGAAGGTTAAATTGATGATTTTCATACTCTTCACCCTTCTTGAGTATTAACAAACCCAATAATATTGTCACTGCTTGGAATTTCTTTAATCCTTTGTGGCCTGAAATCTTGACATGCTGCAGTCAATGTTGGCCTCTCAACATAAAATTTTAAGGTCTCCTGTTATGAGTTGGTGAAAGCTCTTCATTGCACAATTTCCTTCTTGGCAGGTGCGTCGGTGAGTTCTACAATCTTCAAGGCCTGTTTCTCTTGTGGGGAAGAGCCTAGACAAGTTCAAGAAGGTAGATTTCATTCTCCCTGCCATCATAAATGTTTCTAGGATTTTTCTTTTCCGCCTTGAGTACTTGGCTaaccatcttcttttttttggtttagagCCTCCTCAAGATGCTGTAAAGTACTTAACTTGGCATAGGACCACATCATCGCGATCATCTTCATCTCATAACCCTCTTGGATTAAATACTGGCGATGATTCAGAGGACCTTGCCAATAACCTTTTCAATAACTTTTGCATGATATCTGGTAGTCATGCCTCAACCTTGGATAGGCTAAATGCATGGGAGAGGAAGCTCTATGATGAAGTGAAGGTATCGCCAactttttgtttcatttatttttacatgCCGCATGGACTAGTATGACTGCAATGAACGCCAAACCCATCATTATTGCCCACATTGACTAGCGTGCCTCAACCTTGACTGAATTGCTGCCCATTATAGCtgtttttttggggggggggggaggttGCTATTGGTGTCCTCGATTAATTATGTTTTCATCAAAAAGCTCTCTGTGCTCGCctacattttgtattttttatgaCTTCAGGCTTGTGAGATGATAAGAAGGGTGTACGATTCCAAGTGCAAGATTCTGAGGCAACTAGAATCAAATGGGGAAAGCTCCaacaaaattgataaaatcCGTGCTGTTGTTAAAGATCTACACTCCAGAATCAGAGTTGCCATTTACAGAATTGATTCAATATCAAAGAGGATTGAGGAATTGCGGGACAAAGAGCTCCAGCCGCAGCTCGAGGAGTTGATCAAAGGGTATGTGTTCCTTGCTTGCCTTATCATTACTACTTGTTTTACTTTCCATGTTGACAAACTCTGCTAAAATTTGGACTTATATTTCCCATGAAAGTCGGTGTGTCTCATTATCTTTTATAACTTGGTATTTGTTCACTTTGGAATCTTAGTCCCAACTACGGAGAATTTTTCATAATCTGCTGCGCCAAggagcttcttttttttggtctaaGAGCCAAGGAGCCTTGCGTTGCTTGATAGTCAAGTTTTTTCTGAACATAATTTTTCTGACTAGtcactttacttttgattgatatttttgttgttaCTTACTCAATGGCAGACTAAGTCGGATGTGGGGAGTTATGCTTGAGTGCCACAAACTACAGTTCCAAATCATCTCAATTGCATACAACAGTGGCAATTACAAAATCTCTATACTGTCAGAATCACATCGCCATATTGCAACCAATCTTGTGAATGAACTGAGCTGTCTGTCTTTAAGTTTCACAAAGTGGATtggttctcagaagtcttatcTGCAAGCTATAAATAATTGGCTTCTGAAATGCGTCTCTATCCCTCAAAAATCTTCCAGGAGAAAAAGGAAGCAACAAGCCCCTAACTTGAAAAACTTAGGCCCTCCAATATATGTTACCTGTGGTGACTGGATGGAGAAACTTGATGGTTTGCCTACCAAGGAGGTTGTAGAATCTATAAAGTGTTTAGCAGCTGACACGACTCGCTTTTTGCCTCGCTTGGAGAAGAATCAGGGGAAACTTGATAATGGTAGTGAGTCGGCTGTTAACCTATTGAGCGATGAAGCTTCAGAAGACTGGATTTCAGGCTTTGATTGTTTCCGATCAAGCTTAACGGTATTTCTTGGTCAGTTGAATAACTTTGCAGAATCTTCTGCAAAGCTGTATACAGAACTTCAGACTTCCATAGAAAATGCTAAAACTAATTATGAAAAATGGAAGGTGCAAGCAGAAGCCTTTGAGTTGGAAAGAAAGGACAAGGATACAGAGAAGGCAAGAGGAATTGCTTGAGTTTTCATTGCAATGCTTCAGAATGAATCCAATTACATGAGTTATCTTCACAGGAGACTTAGATTGGATCTGTATGGAGGAAGAATGACCCAATAAAGGGTATCTGATTCATGTATTGAGAATGGGGTTGATTTGGTTACTGAGCTTCGACAGAGAGGAATGAATCATTTTCTGTACTCAGAATCTGTATATCTTGTGTTTTACAGAATATAGGaaatcatataaaatttcagTCCCTTCTTTTCTTCCTCCACGCCTGATTAGGGTGAATtgcatttctttttcattttttggccATTGATGCATATCATTATTGGATCACTTTGTTTGAAACTCTCAAACTTTCTCATAAGAAAAAGCCCTCTATTGTTGAGCCATTCAACCCAAAACTAGAAGCATTTGCTTATTAGCTTGGCTTACTCAAATCAGAATATTGAAGAGGAAAATTCAAATGCAACATTGTAAAGAGTATAGAGTGATCTAAAATCTACCAAAGAATTGCGAAATCCCGGCTTGCATATGCAAACCTGGTTTCCTAAATGAattcagaattctaataacatcAATTTGGAAGAGAAAGTGAAGTCACATTCCCATACTTTGTTTAAAAAGACAAAATGAATAACCCAATTCACTAAAGAATAACTTTATTTTCCCCAATCATTCACAGGTCCAATTGAGAGCAGCATCTACAAATCTGCAATAATTAGAGGAAAGACCTCCAAATGattaaatttaacaaaaaagaaaagaaaagggaaatacATTGACAAATGGGGTTAGTAGCAAACCCTACTATACTGAGCTTCTGTTTATGTTGGTGTGATATTATAACACGATCATGGAAAGATTTTCAAAGACAGATTTCATGTCAGGTCGTTCAGATGCTGGTAGGATACATTTCAGAGCCACCTGTAGCATCTCATTGAGAACCCTGGGCGGGTGCTCCGCGATATGTCTGTCAAAACACTCACCAGTACGGTTTTCTTCCACCAATAACCAAACCCAGTCTGTTAGTTCAACTATTCCAGGATGGCCAGAAAGTATCTCCCCGGGATTTTTTGCGGTCAGGAGCTCCAACAGGATGACACCAAATGCATATACATCACTCTTTAACGATGGGCATGGTTTACTAGAGCTGGCAAATTCAGGTGGCCGATAGCCAAGTGCACCAGCATTCAGAACTTGTTCAGCTGTGCCAGCGGGTGTCAATATCCGGTGAAGACTGTAATCAGTGATGAGTACATTCATACTAGAACTTTCTAACAAGATGTTAGAGGATTTGAGGTTTCCATGTGGGATTGCTCTCTCATTATGCAGATAGTTTAGGCATAGAGCCACCTCCATTGCAACTCTAAACCGTTCAATAAGAGACAAGGGTGGAAGTCTCCATGGCTCTGTCTCTGCACAACATTCGAAATACCCGCATCAGAGAGGTTATCTAAAAGTAGCGAACAAAAATTTCGCAATATCTACAATGAATAAAAAGCTCTGTGATTGAAATCAAGATATGTACATCAGAGAGCTGCATAACCGTTATCATAATAATGAATATCCTAGGTCTTCTCCTTATCTGTTAAGTTTGtggcatatacacacacacacatgttaCATATACACACCAATTAGAAGCAATATAGCAGTGCAATTTTTAAAAGAGCAGCCACCTTACTACATAAAACAACAATCACTAAAAACCAGAAAATCCGGAAAAATTTCAAGCCCACATTGAACATGGAACAACATCATACCTTGAAGATAGAGAGCCAAGCAGTGCCCATcaacaaaatttgatataaCCAGTTTCTCGTGCTCCTTTGGACCCCAGTAGTATCCTAGAAGAGAGACCAAATTTGGATGTTTGATGTTCCCCAGTTTCTTTACTTCCCTTGCAAATTCCTTTCTTCGTTTTGCTATCCCCTCCTTTAACCATTTGACAGCCAATACATCACCAGAGTCGAGTGTAGCTTTATATAATGTACCATGACAACTCCTTCCAATAACTTCTGCTGGAGCAACTGAAAGCTCTTGTGATGTGATTAGCAAGGAAGAGTCAAATAGATGCAAATCTCCGGCCAACTTATCTGGAGAACGAACCTTGAGCATACCAGGATGCTCAATTGGAAGTTGGTTTCTGGAAGGTGATGGATTTGAGGATGAGAAGATTGACACGGGAGAAGATAATCCTTCAGCTTTTCCCACTGATTCAGGACCCTTAGGTTTCCTTACAATGGATGATGAGTCTCCATGGTCATATACAGATCCCGTTTGCAATGATGGTAAATGATCTTGAGGGAAGCTAAATGAAGATATCGAGGAATCTGCATTTTTGTTATGCGCTGATGTATGAGAAAGGGAAGAATCCTCATGTGAAATACTTTTTGTTTGCCCAGCTTCTTTTGAACTCTCTCTCTTGGACTCCAGCCAATGCGACCTATAAGAAATCACTATGCACAAAAGAGCTAGCACAGCAACAATGACAACTAAACCAGCAATCAAAGCAATCTTCAAAGCAGCTTTCGGATGGGATCCATGCTTCTTCAAATTAAGATGCGGAGCATCATCTGCTGATACCGGTGACTTAGTAGGTAACATCAACAAGGAGTTTCCAGGATGAAAAGCTGAATCAGGAAACTGTCTTAAATTGTAAGGCACTACACCAGAGAGGTTATTGGAGGACACATTAAATGCTACCAGTTCATCTGGAAGGTCATCAGGGATGCCACCATCAAATTTATTATTACATAAGTTAACATAAAGCAAATTACGAAACTTGCCGATTTCTGGAGGCAAATGGCCACTTAATGAGTTAAACGACAGATCAAGAG is part of the Tripterygium wilfordii isolate XIE 37 chromosome 7, ASM1340144v1, whole genome shotgun sequence genome and encodes:
- the LOC120001816 gene encoding probable inactive receptor kinase At5g10020 codes for the protein MQAICLILLVLIANAFGQSDFEALLELKRGIEIGPDQVLRSWDSKALSSDGCPQNWAGITCIDGHVVSIALNNVGLVGNFSFPVIVGLKMLRNLSISNNQLMGTISNIGSMESLEFLDVSCNMFSGLLSPDMFSLRSLVLLNLSSNNFEGRVPSGLHNLEELKYLDFRSNGFSGDIMDIFSQLGGVLHVDLSSNQFSGSLDLGLGNTSFISSVQYLNISRNSLVGELFAHDGTPYFDDLEVFDASNNKLKGTIPLFSFVVSLRVLRLGNNQLSGSLPEDLLQESSMFLSELDLSMNQLQGPVESITSTTLSKLNLSSNKLSGALPAKVGRCAIIDLSNNMLLGNLSRIQNWGNYVEEIQLSSNSLKGNLPNQTSQFLRLASFKVSNNSLDGFLPPVLGTYPELRVIDLSLNNLSGFLLPSLFTSTKLADLNLSGNNFTGSIPLQGIQNIPLGSAGNLSLASLDLSFNSLSGHLPPEIGKFRNLLYVNLCNNKFDGGIPDDLPDELVAFNVSSNNLSGVVPYNLRQFPDSAFHPGNSLLMLPTKSPVSADDAPHLNLKKHGSHPKAALKIALIAGLVVIVAVLALLCIVISYRSHWLESKRESSKEAGQTKSISHEDSSLSHTSAHNKNADSSISSFSFPQDHLPSLQTGSVYDHGDSSSIVRKPKGPESVGKAEGLSSPVSIFSSSNPSPSRNQLPIEHPGMLKVRSPDKLAGDLHLFDSSLLITSQELSVAPAEVIGRSCHGTLYKATLDSGDVLAVKWLKEGIAKRRKEFAREVKKLGNIKHPNLVSLLGYYWGPKEHEKLVISNFVDGHCLALYLQETEPWRLPPLSLIERFRVAMEVALCLNYLHNERAIPHGNLKSSNILLESSSMNVLITDYSLHRILTPAGTAEQVLNAGALGYRPPEFASSSKPCPSLKSDVYAFGVILLELLTAKNPGEILSGHPGIVELTDWVWLLVEENRTGECFDRHIAEHPPRVLNEMLQVALKCILPASERPDMKSVFENLSMIVL
- the LOC120001817 gene encoding protein ALTERED PHOSPHATE STARVATION RESPONSE 1-like — its product is MGATHSKIEEDKALLLCRERKKFVRQALDGRCSLAAAHIAYIQSLKLTGTALRKFVAPEAPIESSLYTSTTATPEPLALTEKSLSQFSFSSPTLSQPVEATENLSPSPSPPSSTRFQVNHMRFSGFSSNKVEEKPPLPVTGTVTSSSTPQNVTPRSTDKPETSPFGGSSNTSGTPPWDYFGFFHPIDHQFSFQEGKGMNQGFENLDHIRELREEEGIPELEDEEEKASSHEREESQDSEDEFDEPPTDTLVRSFENLNRVHDHDVPSASPTMPSSASVASESELLNGEKSNSPVLSPLRTPSSAVTNAMDTKETPMKKDGAANKVAPKDFLSSMKDIEYLFTKASDSGKEVPRMLEANKLHFRPIVQGKESASVSSTIFKACFSCGEEPRQVQEEPPQDAVKYLTWHRTTSSRSSSSHNPLGLNTGDDSEDLANNLFNNFCMISGSHASTLDRLNAWERKLYDEVKACEMIRRVYDSKCKILRQLESNGESSNKIDKIRAVVKDLHSRIRVAIYRIDSISKRIEELRDKELQPQLEELIKGLSRMWGVMLECHKLQFQIISIAYNSGNYKISILSESHRHIATNLVNELSCLSLSFTKWIGSQKSYLQAINNWLLKCVSIPQKSSRRKRKQQAPNLKNLGPPIYVTCGDWMEKLDGLPTKEVVESIKCLAADTTRFLPRLEKNQGKLDNGSESAVNLLSDEASEDWISGFDCFRSSLTVFLGQLNNFAESSAKLYTELQTSIENAKTNYEKWKVQAEAFELERKDKDTEKARGIA